Within Cucumis melo cultivar AY chromosome 4, USDA_Cmelo_AY_1.0, whole genome shotgun sequence, the genomic segment ttttttctttatgtaTACTTGAATAAAAAGAATTCTCAAACTaacttttttcaaattgaaaaaaatgataACACAGCAATATTGAACGCACGCAGATAAGGGGAAAATTTGTAATGATTATTTGGGGGAAGCCAAGATAGTCTGAATGTTTTCTGTTCTAATTTACACAACCAACGAAGGAAACAAAGAAGTGGGGgaaaaatcatatttaaaataCAACAAACTTCATCACAAACGATGAATAAAACTCCTACTCAATTGAAGATTTGGATATGAAGCCTTGATCTTCTCTCTCTGCCCTTATCCTAAAATCCTATGTTAAACTAACTAGCTATCAAAAAAACCGGGACCTGCTCGAGAAAGAAGCTCCTGGCCAGCATCCTTTCCCATCGCAATCATATCATCAATGGCGTATGGACCTCGTCGAGAAGTTTCAAGAACTGAAATGAATAGGGAAGAAACAAGGTTAAGGATCAAAAGATGCAGAGAATCAACTGTCTTATCAATGGAGAGAAGAAGCTAACGAAAATAAGGGTAGAAGTTATTTCATATGAACATGCATGTTGATCGTAGTACCTCGAGTTCCATCTGGGGAAGCCACCAACCCTTTAAATATACAATTGCCATCTTCATCTCTGGAAGCATATCCTGCTATTGGAGTTCGGCAAGATCCATCAAGAGTCTCAAGAAAAGCTCTCTCACAAACAACAGCCAGTCTAGTTTCCTCATGGTTTAATGAGGCTAAGTAATTGGCCTGCACAATGAGAAATCAAACACCAGACATTGAGCATTTTTCCAAGCAATGAATTTTAATGGTATAAGCCTATAATAGGGAGATAAGATAAGTCAGCCATTTGTGTAGAAACGATGGTTTTCTCAACAAGATAATAGTTATAATGGGCAATTGCCAGATGAGCATGGGTCATCAATTTTGGTAGCTAATGAAAACACACCATTATGTCATCGTCACTTCGACAGGCAATCCCAATAGCTCCCTGAGCAACAGCTGGAAGCATTTCATCGATTGAAAGGATCGAAGTAACATTTTCTGTCATATTTAAACGCCGAAGTCCAGCTAGAGCCAACAGTGTTGCTTGGACCACTCCTTCATTCAGTTTTCTCAACCTTGTTTGGACATTGCCCCGAAAATTCTCCAGCACCTAACAAATGACAACAATGCGAGAGGGAGTATTAGAATCAATCTAAAAGATTGAGATTTTAATCCTCTTCGAACATCTTTAAAATCATAGTCGTAAAAGTTCCATCAAGAGTTGGGCATTCTAGATTAAAAGAATGGACGGGTGGGAGCAGCAGGGAATCTTACAATCTCGTTGTATCATATTGACTAAGAAGGAAAAGGTTGGAATTTATTGTGAACATATACAACACAACTGCAATGGAGTTCTAAGGGTTTATAGATCAACCAATTTAGAACGAAATCCAAAGAGACATTCTTTCTATCATAGTTTCTAGAAACTTAATTCACACATCAGTCACTACGATCAACAACCTATTAACTCTCGTAGCAAAAGTAGAACACGGCATACTTACTTTGAGGGATGGATATCTATTCAGTAGCTGAGACTTTCTTCTCAGTGAAGCTGTACCAATCATGCTTCCAGCTGGAAGCTCAGCAAGTGAACTTGCACTCAGAGAAATGAATGCGTCGCGGACATCCTCCCTCGGAAGATTACATGGGAGGATGGTTTTTTCGGGTAAGTAAGTTGGTACATCTTTCATTGAGTGAACAGCAATGTCTATGTCA encodes:
- the LOC103500345 gene encoding porphobilinogen deaminase, chloroplastic; translated protein: MGVLSSPSVSHSPMPRPCNVGSLSLLGFSSLSLKPPAFSNGAKKFHGVGLIRASVAVEQQVEKTKVALVRIGTRGSPLALAQAHETRDKLMASHPELAEDGAIQIVVIKTTGDKILSQPLADIGGKGLFTKEIDDALINGDIDIAVHSMKDVPTYLPEKTILPCNLPREDVRDAFISLSASSLAELPAGSMIGTASLRRKSQLLNRYPSLKVLENFRGNVQTRLRKLNEGVVQATLLALAGLRRLNMTENVTSILSIDEMLPAVAQGAIGIACRSDDDIMANYLASLNHEETRLAVVCERAFLETLDGSCRTPIAGYASRDEDGNCIFKGLVASPDGTRVLETSRRGPYAIDDMIAMGKDAGQELLSRAGPGFFDS